The following proteins are encoded in a genomic region of Pelodictyon phaeoclathratiforme BU-1:
- a CDS encoding HU family DNA-binding protein: MGKTTTKADLVNVIAHKTGLTKNETESVVDSLFESIIDSLKTGKRIEIRGFGSFNIRHKNFRQARNPRTGEKVTVEPKNVPTFKISKEFKHAVSESLKSDTE; this comes from the coding sequence ATGGGAAAAACGACCACAAAGGCTGATCTTGTCAATGTTATCGCGCACAAAACCGGCTTGACAAAAAATGAAACGGAATCGGTGGTTGACAGCCTGTTTGAAAGCATCATTGATTCACTGAAAACCGGAAAGCGAATTGAGATCAGGGGTTTTGGCTCATTCAATATCAGGCATAAAAATTTTCGTCAGGCAAGAAACCCGCGAACAGGCGAGAAGGTGACGGTGGAGCCCAAAAACGTGCCGACATTCAAAATCTCGAAAGAGTTCAAACATGCGGTAAGTGAAAGCCTGAAGAGCGATACTGAATAA
- a CDS encoding sulfite exporter TauE/SafE family protein translates to MPMHIAALLFLGVSAGILSGMFGVGGGIIIVPALVLLFGMTQQSAIATSLVALLLPVGLLGVIEYYHSGKISTTNIWIALLIAAGLFTGAYFGAKIAIHLSSDTLRKAFAVFMGIVALHLWFK, encoded by the coding sequence ATGCCAATGCATATCGCTGCTTTGCTTTTTCTCGGCGTTTCGGCTGGTATCCTTTCGGGCATGTTCGGCGTCGGAGGAGGCATCATCATTGTCCCTGCTTTGGTGCTGCTCTTTGGCATGACGCAGCAGAGCGCTATTGCTACGTCGCTTGTGGCGCTGCTTCTGCCGGTTGGTCTGCTTGGAGTGATTGAGTATTATCATTCCGGAAAAATTTCGACAACGAACATCTGGATTGCTCTTCTTATTGCCGCCGGGCTCTTTACAGGGGCCTATTTTGGAGCTAAAATAGCAATCCATCTTTCAAGTGATACTCTCCGCAAGGCTTTTGCTGTTTTTATGGGAATTGTCGCTCTTCATCTTTGGTTTAAATAA
- the ftsH gene encoding ATP-dependent zinc metalloprotease FtsH, which translates to MSENPVKRPGKDGSRNKFKPVQEEGGTPGWFRSKGESPQGKFPGFLLFLMAGLLMLFVFLRFFSGTDAPEITYNEYKSVLSRALVTEVTVKTYEDKSAILSGKLNAPAQLQLIDKTTLQTNRFAVRVPSFTLEQADMLTEKGVRLKVEKGSSDLNTFLALFAPWIIFAALYFFLFRRMSGQNGAQAKNIFSFGKSRAKMVSEFEVKTTFKDVAGVDEAIEELQETVEFLTNPEKFQKIGGKIPKGVLLLGPPGTGKTLLAKAIAGEAKVPFFSISGADFVEMFVGVGAARVRDLFEQAKKNAPCIIFIDEIDAVGRSRGAGLGGGHDEREQTLNQLLVEMDGFTTNENVILIAATNRPDVLDSALLRPGRFDRQITIDKPDIRGREAILKIHTRNTPLDGDVDITVLAKSSPGFSGADLANLVNEAALLAARHEQVLITAVNFEQARDKILMGPERRSMFISDEQKKLTAYHEAGHVLVSIHTKGSDPIHKVTIIPRGRSLGLTAYLPLEDRYTHNREYLLAMITYALGGRVAEELVFQECSTGAANDIEKATDIARRMVRQWGMSESLGPINYGDSHKEVFLGKDYSHIREYSEETALQIDVEVRNIIMGCMENAKTVLSEQLAVLHRLAGILIEKESLNAREIQEITGPGQGALPNPVTA; encoded by the coding sequence ATGTCTGAAAATCCCGTAAAGAGACCAGGAAAAGATGGCTCGCGAAATAAGTTCAAGCCTGTGCAGGAAGAGGGCGGTACCCCCGGATGGTTTCGCTCTAAAGGCGAAAGTCCACAGGGAAAGTTTCCTGGCTTTCTTCTTTTTCTGATGGCAGGACTGTTGATGCTCTTTGTTTTTCTTCGTTTTTTTTCAGGCACTGATGCCCCTGAGATAACCTATAACGAGTATAAATCCGTTCTTTCCAGAGCCCTCGTTACGGAGGTGACGGTTAAAACGTATGAAGATAAATCGGCAATCCTGAGCGGAAAACTGAACGCACCAGCCCAGCTTCAGCTCATCGACAAAACGACGCTGCAGACGAATCGTTTTGCCGTGAGGGTTCCCTCTTTCACTCTTGAACAGGCTGATATGCTGACGGAAAAGGGGGTGCGACTGAAGGTTGAGAAGGGCTCCAGCGACTTGAACACTTTTTTAGCGCTCTTCGCCCCATGGATTATTTTTGCGGCTCTCTATTTTTTTCTTTTCAGGAGAATGAGTGGACAGAATGGCGCCCAGGCAAAAAATATTTTCAGTTTCGGAAAAAGCCGCGCAAAGATGGTCAGCGAGTTTGAGGTTAAAACCACCTTTAAGGATGTTGCCGGTGTTGATGAGGCCATTGAAGAGTTGCAGGAGACGGTAGAGTTTCTCACGAATCCTGAAAAATTCCAGAAAATCGGCGGAAAAATACCGAAAGGGGTGCTGCTGCTTGGCCCTCCAGGTACCGGAAAAACCTTGCTTGCCAAGGCCATCGCCGGTGAGGCAAAGGTTCCTTTTTTCTCCATTTCGGGTGCGGATTTTGTTGAGATGTTTGTCGGCGTCGGCGCTGCCAGGGTTCGGGATCTCTTTGAACAGGCGAAGAAAAATGCGCCTTGTATCATTTTTATCGATGAGATTGATGCGGTCGGAAGAAGCCGGGGCGCTGGATTGGGTGGCGGTCATGATGAGAGGGAGCAGACCCTGAACCAGCTTCTTGTTGAAATGGATGGTTTTACGACAAACGAGAATGTTATCCTGATTGCGGCAACAAATCGCCCTGATGTCCTCGATAGCGCACTGCTTCGACCGGGACGCTTTGACCGCCAGATCACCATCGACAAACCTGATATCCGGGGGCGCGAAGCCATTCTGAAAATCCATACCAGAAATACGCCTCTTGATGGGGATGTCGATATCACGGTGCTTGCAAAAAGCTCTCCTGGCTTCTCGGGCGCTGATCTGGCAAATCTGGTCAATGAGGCTGCCCTTCTCGCTGCACGCCATGAACAGGTGCTTATTACAGCCGTCAATTTCGAGCAGGCACGCGATAAAATCTTGATGGGCCCCGAAAGGAGAAGCATGTTTATTTCTGATGAGCAGAAAAAACTGACGGCCTATCATGAGGCTGGCCATGTGCTTGTTTCGATTCATACCAAGGGATCTGATCCTATCCATAAGGTAACGATCATTCCAAGGGGACGCAGTCTCGGTCTTACCGCTTATCTGCCTCTCGAAGACCGCTATACCCATAACAGGGAGTACCTGCTTGCGATGATTACCTATGCGCTGGGTGGCAGGGTGGCCGAGGAGCTTGTTTTTCAGGAGTGCAGTACGGGCGCGGCAAACGATATTGAGAAGGCGACCGATATTGCCCGGAGGATGGTGCGACAATGGGGTATGAGTGAATCACTGGGCCCGATTAACTATGGGGATAGCCACAAGGAGGTTTTTCTTGGAAAGGATTACTCCCATATTCGCGAGTACAGTGAGGAGACTGCCCTGCAGATTGATGTTGAGGTTCGCAATATCATTATGGGGTGTATGGAAAATGCAAAAACGGTGCTCAGTGAACAGCTTGCTGTTCTGCATCGACTTGCCGGAATACTGATTGAAAAAGAGTCGCTGAACGCAAGGGAGATACAAGAGATTACAGGCCCTGGACAGGGTGCTCTTCCCAATCCTGTAACCGCATAA